The DNA segment ACACCGACTGGCGCCCCGTACCGGCCGGCATGTTCGAACGGATGTCGCTGTGGGACAAGACGGTGTACGTGTCCACGCGCACCTGGGCGTTCTGGGGCGGCACCATCAACTACTGGGCCGAATCCGCCCTGCGCCCCGGCTTCTTCCCCAAAGCGGGCCAGCGACGCGAGGTACGGCGCTCGATGCTGTTCGTCGCCGCGGTGACCGTGCCCTACGCCGCCGCGCTGGTCTACTTCACCGGCTTCACCGGACTGCTGATCTACTTCGTCGCGCCCTGGCTCGCCACCCACGCCTGGTTCAGCGCCACCACACTGATGCACCACAGCGCCAGCGACATCCCCTACCTGACCGCCGAGCACTGGACACGCAACGCCAGCCGGCTCCTGGTCACCACCGACTACGTGTACCCGCGCTGGCTGCTGTTCCTGACACACAACATCTCCATCCACACCGCCCACCACGTCGCCCCCGTCATCCCCTACTACAACCTGCCCAAAGCACAGGAAACACTCAAGGCCCGCTACCCGGGAATGGTCCGCGAACGCCGGTTCTCGTTCGGGCAGATGTGGGACATCGTGCGCCACCTGCACTTCTACGACACCGAGTCCGGGTACTACGCGGACCTCGCGCGCAACAAGGTGGAACCGAACACCACCGTGCCCTCGCCCACGAAGAGCGCCCCGTGACCAGCCGGTGGATACGCCGCCACGCCCACCGCACAGCGACCGCGCTGACACCCCGCCTGGCGGCACGCTGGGCCACCGACGTGTTCTCCAGCACCCGCACCTACGGACTGCACCCCGACGACGTCCTGCCCCTGGGCGCGGTCCCCTTCACCGTCCACGGCGACGACCACGTCACCGACGGGTTCCTGTGGAACGAGAACGCCACCCAGGGCAGCGCGCTCCTCGTCCACGGATGGGCCGCCAACAGCAGCAGCATGCACTCCCTCGTCCCCCCACTACGCGCCCACGGACTACGCGTCGCCGCGTTCGACGGACCCGCCCACGGCGCACGCCCCGGCAACCAGGCCACCATGACCCAGTACACCCACGCCGTCGGCGCCGTCCTCGACACCCTCGGCGACGTACGCGTGATAGTCGCCCACTCCCTCGGCGCCATCGCCGCGATCGGCGCCCTCGCCACACACACCGGCCACCCACCCCAATGCGCGGTACTGATCGCCCCATGCGCCACCCTCGGCCACGTCCTCGAACGCTGGGACGGCGCCGGACTCCACCTCACCCCCACCCTCATCCACCAGATCCGCCAGGAACTCCACCACCGCAACGGCGTCCCCGTCACCCACTGGGACCTCGTAGGACTCGGCGCCCCACTCGACCTCCCCACCCTCGTCCTCCACGACCCGGGCGACCCCCTCGTCCCCTACACCGACGCCCAAGCAGTGACAACCGGCCTGAAAAACGCCCGCCTCACCGCCACCAACGGCGGCCACATGAGCATCCTCACCTCCCCCACCACCACCACCCACCTCACCCACTTCACCACCCAACACCTCACCCCACCCACCACCCACCCACACCCCCACACACACACCCACACCAACCCACACCCGCAGACGCACACCAACACCCACACCCACACCCACACCCACACCCACACGCACGCGCGCCACAAAGGAACACCATGAACAACACCCCCGGCACACGCACCTGGATGTGCCTCCTCTGCGGCTGGGTCTACTACGAAACCCTCGGCCTCCCCGACGAAGGCATCCCCCCCGGCACCCCCTGGGAAAACATCCCCCCACCTGGCAATGCCCCACCTGCGGCGCCACCAAAGAAGACTTCACCATGGAACAACTCTAAAAACACCCACACCACCACCACCAACACCCGAAAAACGGTGACTCCCCCGGTGCACCCGGAGATACGCGACTTCTACGCCGACCGGGAGCAGGTACTGCGGGACGGGAACGCCCGGTTGCCGCTCATCCGGCGTCTCGTCTGCGGTAGCGGATATGAGTGGTCAACGGAGAGCTGAGCACCTCGACGGGCTCGAAGTCGAAGGTCTCGACGCCGTCGAACAGGCGCTCGCCGCTGCCGAGTAGGACAGGTGCGATGTCGAGGGTGAGCTCATCGATCACGCCGGCGTCGAGTGCCTGTCGAACCGTCGAAGCACCGCCGGCGATGTCCACACCCCTGCCATCGGCGGCCTCGAGCGCCTGCGCGTAAGCGGCGTCGAAGCCTTCGGTGACGAAGTGGAAAGTGGTCCCTCCCGCCATCTCGATCGGTTCGTGGGCGTAGTGGGTGAGCACGAAGACCGGGGCGTGGTAGGGGGGCTCGGGGCCCCACCATCCGTCCCAGCTCTCGTTCCACTCACCTCGGATGGGCCCGAACATGTTCCGGCCCATGACGTAGGCACCACGCGGGCGCATCAGCCAACTGGTGGCCTTACGGTCGGCTTCGGTCGCGCGCGGGTCGCCGATGTGCCAGCCGTGCAGCTCTTGGCCGCGCTTGCCCAGCGGATGGTCTCGGCTCTGCTCGGCTCCGGCGACGAAGCCGTCGAGAGAGATCGACATGTGGCAGGTGGTGTCGGACATCAGCTTCTCTCTGGAGGCAGCGGTTGCGGGTCGTCGCGAGGTCATCGGACCACACGGCATATGCACAGACTGGCAGAGACGGCCGAACTCATCGCGACATCCGGTAGCCGTCGACGCTCTGGCTGCCGCGTGATCGGACGGACCCTCGCCGCCCACACACCGAGGGCCAGAGACCGGGCCTCGGGGACCGTTATCGCCGCCAGGCCGACCAATCCCAGGGAAGAACTGACGGCGGGATCAGTCGTGGTCGTCCGGTCGCGGCTTATGAGGCCGGGGTGGGTCTGCCCGTCAGATGTGCGGCCTGGTCGGGCCGTGGCGGGGCCGGGTCGAGCTGGTCGGCCGACCAGAGCGGCGAGTCCGGCGGTTCCGGTGTGTCCGAAGACTGCGTGCATACGAGTCCTCCTGCTCCGGACGGACGCCGTGCACCGCCCGGCTGGTGTCCCCCACGGTGCCTCAGGGCGTGCCCCCCGGCGCCGCCGCTCCCAGCGCGCTCAGGAGCAGTTCCAGCGCCGTCTCGAACGAGCTGCCCGCCATCAGGGGCAACTCCGCGCGCGCCGCGGCCAGGTGCGGGTGGTCGGTGTCGGGCAGCTCGGCGTAGGCGCCGGTCCAGGCCCGGTCGTCGGCCTCGCGGCGCTCCGGCGGGAGCGCCAGGTGGGCGGCGTCGAGGGCCGCGTGGCCCAGCACGGTGTCGACGAACGCCGAATAGTGGCGTACGGCGTCGGCGTCGCCGAACCCGGCCCGGCGCAGCAGCCCGATCCCCGCGTCCACGGCCCTGACCTCGTGGGGCCGCCGCGTCACCCGGTACGCGGCGAGCGCGGCCACCCGCGGCTGCTCCCGGTAGCCGCGGTGGATCCGCAGCGCCATCTCGCGCAGCGCGTCCCGCCACGGCATGCGGTCGGGCTGGAACCCGGCCATCGCGTCGCCGATGATCCGGTCGGCGACGGACAGCAGCAGATCGTCGGTGTTGTGGAAGTACCGGTACAACGCGCTCGGATCGCAGCCGAGCGCGGCGCCCAGCCGCCGCACGCTCAGCGCGTCCGGGCCGTGCTGCCCGACGAGCCGCAGCGCGCAGTCGACGATCACGTCCTCGGACAGCAGCACCCCCGACCTGGTCGGTCTGCGCCGTCGCCGCTCCGCCGGAATCCGCCCATTCGTCACTGTGCGCGCCCCTTCTCTCGGCTCTGAACCGTTCCGTGGACGCCTTATGTCAACACCATTGACGCAATGTTGACAAGGCCGGTTTGATCGCAGCCTCCCCCCGCACCTCCCGTTCTCCGGCTCCAGGAGTCTGCCCATGAGAAGTGAACCCCCCGTCCTGCGGCGTTCCCTGGGCGTCGTCGACGGCATCGCCATCGCGGCCTCCAGCACGGCCGCCACCACGAGTATCGGCATCGGCATGGGCTCGCTCGCCGCGACCGTGGGCCTTCAGGCGCCGGCGGTCCTGCTGGTGGCGTTCGTCCCGATCCTCGGCATCGCGACGGCGTACGCCCGGCTCAACCGGCACGAGCGGAACATGGGCAGCGGCTACGTCTGGGTCGGTCGCTCGCTCGGTCCCTGGCTCGGCTTCCTCACCGGCTGGGTCACGCTGGTCGGCACCCTGATCTTCATGGCGTACACGAGCGCGGTGACCGGTTCGGTGGTCCTCCAGTTCGCGAACAAGGCCCGGCTGCACTCGGCCGGCGGGCTGCGCCTCGACCCGAACTCGACGGCGCTGTCCACCCTGGTCGGCCTGGTGGTGCTGGCGGCCGTCACGGTCACCGCCGTCACCGGGGTGCGCAAGGCGACCCGGCTCCAGGCGTGGCTGCTGGTCTTCGAGTACGCGGTGCTGCTCGGCTACTGCGGCTGGGCGATGGCCACCGGCGCGCACGCTTTCTCCTGGTCGTGGCTGAACCCGTTCGCCGTGCACGACGGCACCGGCTTCGCCCAGGGCCTGGTCCTCGCGGTGTTCTTCTTCTGGGGCTGGGACGCGGCGTTCAGCGTCACCGAGGAGACCCACGACGTACGGGACGCGGGCCGCGGCGGATTCATCGCGCTGTTCACCATGCTGGCGCTGTTCCTGTACGGGTCCGTGGCCTTCCAGCGCGAGATGTCGCTGCCCGAGCTCCTGGAGCAGGGACCGCAGGCGCTCACCTACCTCGGCGTGAAGCTCGCGGACGAGCCTTGGGCGAGCCTGCCGCTGCTGGCACTGCTGTTCTCGGCAGTGGCGTCACTGCAGTCCAGCGTGATCCCGACGGCGCGCGGGCTGCTGGCGATGGGCCGGGACCGCACGATGGGCCAGGTGTGGACGCGGGTCAGCCCGCGCTACGGCTCCCCGGCGGTCGGCACCGTCCTCGTCACGTCGATCTCTGCGGCCGTGGCGCTGCTGGCGCTCGCCATCCCCAAGCTGAACGAGATGATCCTCGCGGCCGTGAACTCGATCGGCCTCGTGGTCGCCCTGTACTACGGCCTGACCGCGCTCGCCTGCGCGGTGCGCTTCCGAGGCATGCTGCGCACGGCGCCCCGCGAGGCGCTGCGGGCGGTCGTCGCGCCCGGAGTGAGCGGGCTCGCGCTGCTGGGCATCGGCTGCTACCTCGGCCGGGACTACGCGACGATGAGCGGCCACTTCGAGCTCAGCCCGGACAACGGCTGGTTCATGCTGTCGGTGCCCGCCGCGATCGTGCTGTCGGGGCTCGTCATGGCGGCCGTCGCCAAGTACCACCGCCGCTCGCCGTACTTCGTCGCCGGACACAGCGCCGATGTCGGCTCCGAAGCGGTCCCGCTGGCCGCGACCGAAGCTTCCTGACGCCCGTAGAACCCGTAGCAGCCGGGACACCGACTGCGTCCGTAAGAGCCTTACCGACCCGACACTTGGAGCTGTCCTCATGTCCGACACCACTACCGCTGACCTGGTCTTCACCGGCGGTCCGGTCCACACCGGCTCGCCGGCCCGGTCCCGGGCGACCACCGTGGCTGTGCGCGGAGAGCGGGTCGTCGCCGTCGGGCACGACGAGGTGCACGAGCTGATCGGTCCGCGCACCGAGATCGTGGACCTGGCCGGCCGGCTGCTGGTGCCGGGCTTCCAGGACGCGCACGCGCACCCCGTCGGCGGCGGCCTGGAAATGGGCCAGTGCGACCTGAGCGGGGCGGTGACCCGGGCCGAGTACCGGGAGCGGATCGCCGCGTACGCCCGGAGGCACGC comes from the Streptomyces sp. SUK 48 genome and includes:
- a CDS encoding fatty acid desaturase; this translates as MGAFDFPSAPQETFRAFMRQAEQLEGERLAGAIPKEYFEPRVSRGLIGFTVSWLLYAGALVGVAYAPSPLLWIPLWIVAGLGGWGLHCIAHDCGHGSFSRSRRFNYAIGHTALLPLIYPFHAWRHVHNMHHSSTNHLEFDTDWRPVPAGMFERMSLWDKTVYVSTRTWAFWGGTINYWAESALRPGFFPKAGQRREVRRSMLFVAAVTVPYAAALVYFTGFTGLLIYFVAPWLATHAWFSATTLMHHSASDIPYLTAEHWTRNASRLLVTTDYVYPRWLLFLTHNISIHTAHHVAPVIPYYNLPKAQETLKARYPGMVRERRFSFGQMWDIVRHLHFYDTESGYYADLARNKVEPNTTVPSPTKSAP
- a CDS encoding alpha/beta fold hydrolase, coding for MTSRWIRRHAHRTATALTPRLAARWATDVFSSTRTYGLHPDDVLPLGAVPFTVHGDDHVTDGFLWNENATQGSALLVHGWAANSSSMHSLVPPLRAHGLRVAAFDGPAHGARPGNQATMTQYTHAVGAVLDTLGDVRVIVAHSLGAIAAIGALATHTGHPPQCAVLIAPCATLGHVLERWDGAGLHLTPTLIHQIRQELHHRNGVPVTHWDLVGLGAPLDLPTLVLHDPGDPLVPYTDAQAVTTGLKNARLTATNGGHMSILTSPTTTTHLTHFTTQHLTPPTTHPHPHTHTHTNPHPQTHTNTHTHTHTHTHTHARHKGTP
- a CDS encoding rubredoxin; translated protein: MCLLCGWVYYETLGLPDEGIPPGTPWENIPPPGNAPPAAPPKKTSPWNNSKNTHTTTTNTRKTVTPPVHPEIRDFYADREQVLRDGNARLPLIRRLVCGSGYEWSTES
- a CDS encoding dihydrofolate reductase family protein, with the translated sequence MSDTTCHMSISLDGFVAGAEQSRDHPLGKRGQELHGWHIGDPRATEADRKATSWLMRPRGAYVMGRNMFGPIRGEWNESWDGWWGPEPPYHAPVFVLTHYAHEPIEMAGGTTFHFVTEGFDAAYAQALEAADGRGVDIAGGASTVRQALDAGVIDELTLDIAPVLLGSGERLFDGVETFDFEPVEVLSSPLTTHIRYRRRDAG
- a CDS encoding TetR/AcrR family transcriptional regulator C-terminal domain-containing protein, which encodes MLLSEDVIVDCALRLVGQHGPDALSVRRLGAALGCDPSALYRYFHNTDDLLLSVADRIIGDAMAGFQPDRMPWRDALREMALRIHRGYREQPRVAALAAYRVTRRPHEVRAVDAGIGLLRRAGFGDADAVRHYSAFVDTVLGHAALDAAHLALPPERREADDRAWTGAYAELPDTDHPHLAAARAELPLMAGSSFETALELLLSALGAAAPGGTP
- a CDS encoding APC family permease; the encoded protein is MRSEPPVLRRSLGVVDGIAIAASSTAATTSIGIGMGSLAATVGLQAPAVLLVAFVPILGIATAYARLNRHERNMGSGYVWVGRSLGPWLGFLTGWVTLVGTLIFMAYTSAVTGSVVLQFANKARLHSAGGLRLDPNSTALSTLVGLVVLAAVTVTAVTGVRKATRLQAWLLVFEYAVLLGYCGWAMATGAHAFSWSWLNPFAVHDGTGFAQGLVLAVFFFWGWDAAFSVTEETHDVRDAGRGGFIALFTMLALFLYGSVAFQREMSLPELLEQGPQALTYLGVKLADEPWASLPLLALLFSAVASLQSSVIPTARGLLAMGRDRTMGQVWTRVSPRYGSPAVGTVLVTSISAAVALLALAIPKLNEMILAAVNSIGLVVALYYGLTALACAVRFRGMLRTAPREALRAVVAPGVSGLALLGIGCYLGRDYATMSGHFELSPDNGWFMLSVPAAIVLSGLVMAAVAKYHRRSPYFVAGHSADVGSEAVPLAATEAS